In Erpetoichthys calabaricus chromosome 2, fErpCal1.3, whole genome shotgun sequence, a genomic segment contains:
- the fancf gene encoding Fanconi anemia group F protein has product MATAEALFEDVVHMARVFVIVQSPHLSSWEPPHVRSAFRWAAFFEQVHRQADFNPHVRRIVEDALGTVHSEIRRVFPRDYRQLTFEDLEHCQGVLLTQLLCNPSLPNAVSSELFSLINPWDDPGKQNVDYLADVMRQRAAASVLSEAAHPHINGLSLGTSDIETAAKMLMRWLRDSLGYQGTVDRVLDLMDSLLLPSLAADTNQSSYFCPLMASSLLIAEEEFGSAPFKLLLEWLMRNNYLMRRLCEKLHLTPAGGLAQRYPSFRAAYIGFLTEQGRFMHYDVVLREWVHTSDGLDWNNLLARFRILLEGPEEVKKETESALLSLKVADGDFNVWGLSVWTDLLITLKKM; this is encoded by the coding sequence ATGGCGACAGCGGAGGCACTCTTCGAGGATGTAGTTCACATGGCACGGGTGTTCGTTATCGTCCAGAGTCCACACTTGTCAAGCTGGGAGCCGCCTCACGTTCGCAGTGCCTTTCGCTGGGCAGCCTTTTTCGAACAGGTACACCGCCAGGCTGACTTCAACCCACATGTGCGAAGAATTGTGGAGGACGCCTTGGGGACAGTCCACTCCGAAATTCGCCGGGTTTTCCCTCGGGATTACCGACAGTTAACTTTCGAGGATCTTGAACACTGTCAGGGCGTGCTACTGACCCAGCTACTCTGCAACCCTTCGCTACCTAATGCAGTTTCGTCCGAGCTGTTTAGTTTGATCAATCCGTGGGACGACCCTGGAAAGCAGAACGTGGACTATTTAGCAGACGTTATGAGGCAGCGGGCTGCCGCGTCTGTGCTATCCGAGGCTGCGCATCCGCACATTAATGGCCTGTCTCTAGGGACTAGCGATATAGAGACAGCGGCGAAGATGCTTATGAGGTGGCTGCGGGACAGTCTCGGTTATCAAGGCACAGTAGATAGAGTGTTGGACCTCATGGATTCACTCTTACTGCCATCCCTGGCAGCGGACACAAATCAAAGCTCATACTTTTGTCCATTAATGGCATCGTCTTTGTTAATAGCCGAGGAAGAGTTCGGATCAGCACCTTTTAAACTCTTGCTTGAGTGGTTGATGAGGAACAATTACTTAATGCGTAGGCTGTGTGAAAAGTTGCATTTAACTCCTGCAGGTGGCCTGGCCCAAAGATACCCATCATTCAGGGCTGCCTACATCGGCTTCCTGACAGAGCAGGGCCGGTTCATGCACTACGACGTGGTTCTTAGAGAGTGGGTTCACACATCAGACGGACTGGACTGGAACAATTTACTGGCGCGTTTTCGCATCTtgctggaaggaccagaggaagTTAAAAAAGAAACGGAAAGTGCGTTGTTGTCCCTGAAGGTTGCGGACGGTGATTTTAACGTATGGGGCCTTAGTGTTTGGACTGATTTGCTTATtactttaaagaaaatgtga